From Pseudonocardia autotrophica, one genomic window encodes:
- a CDS encoding GyrI-like domain-containing protein, producing MTTAGEPQLITTEPAVTAVVRGVVSADELPTFYDRAFGVLPATVAAQGITAAGPAFGLYHGLPGATFDLEVGFPTDRAVDTDGEVVAGGLPGGRTARLVHAGSFDGLGSAWQRLGAWIAGQGLTPGDTFWEVYLTEPTPEMDPADLRTELNWPVT from the coding sequence ATGACCACCGCCGGAGAACCGCAGCTGATCACCACCGAGCCGGCCGTGACGGCCGTCGTGCGCGGGGTGGTGTCCGCGGACGAGCTGCCCACCTTCTACGACCGGGCGTTCGGGGTGCTCCCGGCGACCGTCGCGGCGCAGGGGATCACCGCCGCCGGACCCGCGTTCGGGCTCTACCACGGCCTGCCCGGTGCGACGTTCGATCTCGAGGTCGGGTTCCCGACCGATCGCGCTGTCGACACCGACGGCGAGGTGGTCGCGGGCGGTCTGCCCGGCGGTCGGACGGCACGGCTCGTGCACGCCGGATCGTTCGACGGGCTCGGGTCCGCCTGGCAGCGACTCGGTGCGTGGATCGCCGGGCAGGGCCTGACCCCGGGCGACACATTCTGGGAGGTCTACCTCACCGAGCCGACGCCGGAGATGGACCCGGCCGACCTGCGCACCGAGCTCAACTGGCCGGTGACGTGA
- a CDS encoding oxidoreductase, which produces MARPATDDPLAPLAALPGVHEAVARARDATTEVHTRPVNRRGWPATAAEAALRAARSSAALDGAPLTPATADHVSDPVLAGAVRIADERARLLEVWGRAPLQALARLHVLAATDLVPADEHEAQLGRPRTGVSSRLSALADLLGGGTSVPAPVLVAVVHGELLTLRPFGTADGVVARAAARLTAMSSGLDPRGLSVPEVGFLRRPAEYRAAAQAFASGTPDGVAGWIVHLCAEWEAGGREGLSIAAAQSV; this is translated from the coding sequence ATGGCCCGTCCTGCGACCGACGACCCGCTGGCCCCGCTCGCCGCCCTGCCCGGCGTGCACGAGGCCGTCGCCAGGGCGCGGGACGCGACCACCGAGGTGCACACCCGGCCGGTGAACCGGCGCGGCTGGCCGGCGACCGCGGCCGAGGCCGCACTGCGCGCCGCCCGGTCCTCCGCCGCGCTGGACGGTGCCCCGCTGACCCCGGCGACCGCCGATCACGTATCCGATCCGGTACTGGCCGGTGCGGTCCGGATCGCCGACGAACGCGCCCGGCTGCTGGAGGTGTGGGGGCGAGCACCGCTGCAGGCGCTGGCCCGGCTGCACGTGCTCGCGGCGACCGACCTGGTCCCGGCCGATGAGCACGAGGCGCAGCTGGGGCGGCCGCGAACGGGGGTGTCGTCGCGGCTCTCCGCCCTGGCCGATCTGCTCGGCGGCGGCACCTCGGTGCCGGCCCCGGTGCTCGTCGCCGTGGTGCACGGCGAGCTGCTGACGCTGCGCCCGTTCGGCACCGCGGACGGCGTGGTCGCCCGCGCCGCCGCCCGGTTGACGGCGATGTCGTCCGGGCTGGACCCGCGCGGCCTGTCGGTGCCCGAGGTGGGTTTCCTCCGGCGGCCGGCCGAGTACCGGGCCGCGGCACAGGCCTTCGCTTCCGGGACCCCCGATGGCGTGGCCGGCTGGATCGTGCACCTCTGTGCGGAGTGGGAGGCCGGCGGCCGCGAGGGCCTCTCGATCGCGGCCGCGCAGTCGGTCTGA
- the acs gene encoding acetate--CoA ligase: MAESEKSSGNSSALSALSTESRSFPPPAEFAAQANATAEWYERAESDRDGFWSEQADRLHWTKKWDTVLEWEAPFAKWFVGGELNVAYNCADRHVEAGNGDRVAIYWEGEPGDSRTITYADLQREVSKTANALAELGVGKGDRVAIQLPMIPEAVFSMLACARLGALHSVVFGGFSPGALKARIEDAEAKVLITSDGQYRRGKPAPMKENTDEAVAGTTIEHVLVVKRTETDVPWTEGRDVWWHDAVGSASETHTPESFDSEHPLFILYTSGTTGKPKGILHTSGGYLTQSAYTHNVVFDHKPGESVYWCTADIGWVTGHTYIVYGPLANGATQVIYEGTPNTPHEGRHWEIVDKYKVSIYYTAPTLIRTFMKWGEDIPAKYDLSSLKVLGTVGEPINPEAWMWFREKIGKERCPIVDTWWQTETGSQMIAPLPGVTATKPGSAMRALPGISAAVVDDTGTPVGNGEGGYLVLDKPWPSMLRGIWGDNERYKETYWSRFAEQGYYFAGDGAKYDEDGAIWLLGRVDDVMNISGHRISTTEVESALVSHPTVAEAAVVGASDETTGQGIVAFVILRGSAAKDGGEEAIKALRDHVSKEIGPIAKPRQIMVVEELPKTRSGKIMRRLLRDVAENREVGDVSTLADSSVMDLITTGMKDSSED; encoded by the coding sequence ATGGCCGAGTCCGAGAAGAGCTCAGGAAACAGCTCAGCACTGAGCGCACTGTCCACCGAGAGCCGCTCGTTCCCGCCGCCCGCGGAGTTCGCTGCTCAGGCCAACGCCACCGCCGAGTGGTACGAGCGCGCCGAGTCCGATCGTGACGGGTTCTGGTCGGAGCAGGCGGACCGACTGCACTGGACGAAGAAGTGGGACACCGTCCTGGAGTGGGAGGCCCCGTTCGCGAAGTGGTTCGTCGGCGGTGAACTGAACGTCGCCTACAACTGCGCCGACCGGCACGTCGAGGCGGGCAACGGCGACCGCGTCGCGATCTACTGGGAGGGCGAGCCCGGCGACTCCCGCACCATCACCTACGCCGACCTGCAGCGTGAGGTCTCGAAGACCGCGAACGCGCTGGCCGAGCTGGGTGTCGGCAAGGGTGACCGGGTCGCCATCCAGCTGCCGATGATCCCCGAGGCCGTGTTCTCGATGCTGGCCTGCGCCCGGCTGGGCGCGCTGCACAGCGTCGTCTTCGGCGGGTTCTCGCCGGGCGCGCTGAAGGCCCGGATCGAGGACGCCGAGGCGAAGGTGCTGATCACCAGCGACGGTCAGTACCGCCGCGGCAAGCCGGCGCCGATGAAGGAGAACACCGACGAGGCCGTCGCGGGCACCACCATCGAGCACGTGCTCGTGGTGAAGCGCACCGAGACCGACGTGCCGTGGACCGAGGGCCGCGACGTCTGGTGGCACGACGCCGTCGGCTCCGCGTCCGAGACGCACACCCCGGAGTCGTTCGACTCCGAGCACCCGCTGTTCATCCTCTACACCTCGGGCACGACGGGGAAGCCGAAGGGCATCCTGCACACCTCGGGTGGCTACCTGACGCAGTCCGCGTACACCCACAACGTGGTCTTCGACCACAAGCCGGGGGAGAGCGTCTACTGGTGCACCGCCGACATCGGCTGGGTCACCGGGCACACCTACATCGTCTACGGGCCGCTGGCCAACGGCGCCACCCAGGTGATCTACGAGGGCACGCCGAACACCCCGCACGAGGGCCGGCACTGGGAGATCGTCGACAAGTACAAGGTCTCGATCTACTACACCGCCCCGACGCTGATCCGCACGTTCATGAAGTGGGGCGAGGACATCCCCGCGAAGTACGACCTGTCCTCGCTGAAGGTGCTCGGCACGGTGGGCGAGCCGATCAACCCCGAGGCCTGGATGTGGTTCCGGGAGAAGATCGGCAAGGAGCGCTGCCCGATCGTCGACACCTGGTGGCAGACCGAGACCGGCTCGCAGATGATCGCCCCGCTGCCGGGCGTCACCGCGACCAAGCCGGGCTCGGCGATGCGCGCGCTGCCGGGCATCTCGGCCGCCGTGGTCGACGACACCGGCACCCCGGTCGGCAACGGCGAGGGCGGCTACCTCGTCCTCGACAAGCCGTGGCCGTCGATGCTGCGCGGCATCTGGGGCGACAACGAGCGCTACAAGGAGACCTACTGGTCCCGCTTCGCCGAGCAGGGCTACTACTTCGCCGGTGACGGTGCCAAGTACGACGAGGACGGCGCCATCTGGCTGCTCGGCCGGGTCGACGACGTCATGAACATCTCCGGGCACCGCATCTCCACCACCGAGGTGGAGTCGGCGCTGGTCAGTCACCCGACCGTCGCCGAGGCCGCGGTCGTGGGCGCCTCCGACGAGACCACCGGTCAGGGCATCGTCGCGTTCGTCATCCTGCGCGGCAGCGCCGCGAAGGACGGCGGCGAGGAGGCGATCAAGGCGCTGCGCGACCACGTGTCCAAGGAGATCGGCCCGATCGCAAAGCCGCGTCAGATCATGGTCGTCGAGGAGCTGCCGAAGACCCGCTCCGGCAAGATCATGCGCCGGCTGCTGCGTGACGTGGCGGAGAACCGTGAGGTCGGCGACGTCTCGACGCTGGCGGACTCCTCGGTGATGGACCTGATCACCACCGGGATGAAGGACTCCTCGGAGGACTGA
- the arfB gene encoding alternative ribosome rescue aminoacyl-tRNA hydrolase ArfB, with amino-acid sequence MDSDGIRVRRGFVVPERELGWRFSRASGPGGQGVNTTDSRVELSFDLAGSPSVPDDLRERALERLRNRLAGGVLTIVAAEHRSQLRNREAARARLAAVLGEATAPEPRTRRATRPTAGSKRRRLDAKNRRGQIKKLRGRPDE; translated from the coding sequence GTGGACTCCGACGGGATACGGGTGCGGCGCGGCTTCGTCGTACCCGAGCGGGAGCTGGGCTGGCGGTTCTCCCGTGCCTCCGGGCCGGGTGGGCAGGGGGTCAACACGACCGACTCCCGGGTCGAGCTCTCCTTCGATCTCGCCGGCTCCCCGAGCGTCCCGGACGACCTGCGGGAACGCGCGCTGGAACGGCTGCGGAACCGGCTGGCCGGCGGGGTGCTGACGATCGTCGCCGCCGAGCACCGCAGCCAGCTCCGCAACCGGGAGGCGGCCCGCGCGCGACTGGCCGCCGTGCTGGGGGAGGCGACGGCCCCCGAGCCGCGCACCCGGCGGGCCACCCGCCCGACGGCCGGGTCGAAGCGCCGCAGGCTGGATGCGAAGAACCGGCGGGGACAGATCAAGAAGCTGCGCGGCCGCCCGGACGAGTGA
- a CDS encoding phage holin family protein, whose protein sequence is MTVASNSQSGNAEVPPVLPSIPLSPEPGPRDQSLGALAKDVTTHLSTLVRSEVELAKAEVTAEVKKGVQGSVFFVIAAVIALFSLFYLFFTLAEFLSLWLNRAAGFGITFLVMLLIAGLFGLLGYLRVRKIRKPERTIDSLKDSAQVLSQRGRGGDNVRELTDGPSGRHAAAG, encoded by the coding sequence ATGACGGTGGCCAGCAACAGCCAGTCAGGCAACGCGGAGGTTCCGCCGGTCCTGCCCTCGATCCCGCTCTCACCGGAGCCGGGTCCGCGGGACCAGTCCCTCGGCGCGCTCGCCAAGGACGTCACCACGCACCTGTCCACGCTGGTCCGTTCCGAGGTCGAGCTGGCCAAGGCCGAGGTCACCGCCGAGGTGAAGAAGGGCGTGCAGGGCAGCGTCTTCTTCGTGATCGCCGCGGTGATCGCCCTGTTCAGCCTGTTCTACCTGTTCTTCACCCTCGCCGAGTTCCTCTCGCTGTGGCTCAACCGCGCGGCCGGGTTCGGCATCACGTTCCTGGTCATGCTGCTGATCGCGGGGCTGTTCGGGCTGCTCGGCTACCTGCGCGTCCGCAAGATCCGCAAGCCGGAGCGGACCATCGACTCGCTGAAGGACTCGGCCCAGGTGCTGTCCCAGCGCGGCCGCGGCGGTGACAACGTGCGCGAGCTGACCGACGGCCCGTCCGGACGGCACGCCGCCGCGGGCTGA
- a CDS encoding alpha/beta fold hydrolase, with amino-acid sequence MGHDGPVDPALVRIAGPWTHRGVSANGIRIHVAEYGPADGPLVVLLHGFPEFWWTWRHQLLALGDAGYHVVAPDLRGYGDTDKPPRGYDLWTLAGDCAGLIRALGERRAHVVGHDWGAAIAWSVTALHPRLVRSLTALGAPHPVTMRDAVLRDPLGQGRASRYMAGFQLPRLPERSLRAGRGARIETIMRAWAGPEWTSTADFADAVARNRDAIRISTVAHCSLEYYRWTVRSLFRPEGLRFARAVSAPVGVPVLQVHGADDPCVLDTTMRRTRRYAGAGFAHHALPATGHFPQQERPDRVTELILQHLGPTPAHDGG; translated from the coding sequence GTGGGCCACGATGGGCCGGTCGATCCCGCGCTGGTGCGGATCGCCGGTCCGTGGACCCATCGAGGGGTGTCGGCCAACGGCATCCGGATCCACGTGGCGGAGTACGGCCCCGCCGACGGTCCGCTGGTCGTGCTCCTGCACGGCTTCCCGGAGTTCTGGTGGACCTGGCGGCATCAGCTGCTCGCGCTCGGCGACGCCGGGTACCACGTCGTCGCCCCCGATCTGCGCGGCTACGGCGACACCGACAAACCCCCGCGTGGCTACGACCTCTGGACCCTCGCCGGTGACTGCGCCGGCCTGATCCGGGCGCTGGGGGAGCGGCGCGCGCACGTCGTCGGGCACGACTGGGGTGCGGCGATCGCCTGGAGCGTCACGGCCCTGCATCCGCGGCTGGTCCGCTCGCTGACCGCGCTCGGCGCCCCGCACCCGGTGACGATGCGCGACGCGGTACTGCGCGATCCGCTCGGCCAGGGCCGGGCCAGCCGCTACATGGCGGGCTTCCAGCTCCCGCGGCTGCCCGAGCGTTCGCTGCGGGCCGGGCGGGGCGCCAGGATCGAGACGATCATGCGGGCCTGGGCGGGGCCGGAGTGGACGTCGACCGCGGACTTCGCCGATGCCGTCGCCCGCAACCGGGACGCGATCCGGATCTCCACGGTCGCGCACTGCTCGCTGGAGTACTACCGCTGGACGGTGCGGTCGCTGTTCCGGCCGGAGGGCCTGCGGTTCGCCCGCGCCGTGTCCGCGCCGGTCGGCGTCCCGGTGCTGCAGGTGCACGGGGCCGACGATCCTTGCGTGCTCGACACCACGATGCGCCGCACCCGCCGCTACGCGGGCGCCGGGTTCGCCCACCACGCGCTCCCGGCGACCGGGCATTTCCCGCAACAGGAGCGCCCGGACCGGGTCACCGAGCTCATCCTGCAGCATCTGGGCCCGACGCCGGCGCACGACGGCGGGTGA
- the purD gene encoding phosphoribosylamine--glycine ligase — translation MRILVVGSGAREHAIAVSLAQDPGVTALACAPGNAGTAAVSEQLGLDVADNDAVVSLARTWQADLVVIGPEVPLVNGAADAVREAGIPCFGPGREAARIEGSKAFAKSVMSSAGVPTASSVVVDNPAHLDTALSVFTPPYVVKDDGLAAGKGVVVSDDIEIARAHALALLDAGHPALLESFLDGPEASLFCLVDGSTVVPLLPAQDFKRVGDDDTGPNTGGMGAYCPLPWAGDDLAGELVEKVVRPVAVELEKRGARFSGLLYAGLALTSQGPAVIEFNCRFGDPETQAVLALLRTPLAGLLHATATGTLSEQPGPEWSDGSAVTVVVAAEGYPATPRLGDVITGADGEGVLHAGTRRRDDGAVVSSGGRVLSVVGTGTDLAAARADAYARLAPVRLAGSHHRTDIGLKAERGEITVPG, via the coding sequence GTGCGAATCCTGGTCGTGGGTAGCGGCGCGCGTGAGCACGCCATCGCGGTGTCCTTGGCGCAGGATCCGGGGGTGACGGCCCTGGCATGCGCCCCGGGCAATGCCGGAACGGCTGCGGTCTCCGAGCAGCTGGGTCTGGACGTGGCCGACAACGACGCCGTCGTGTCGCTCGCCCGGACCTGGCAGGCGGACCTGGTCGTCATCGGTCCCGAGGTGCCGCTGGTCAACGGCGCCGCCGACGCGGTCCGCGAGGCCGGGATCCCGTGCTTCGGCCCGGGACGTGAGGCGGCCCGGATCGAGGGGTCCAAGGCGTTCGCGAAGTCGGTGATGAGCTCGGCGGGCGTGCCGACGGCGTCGTCGGTGGTGGTGGACAACCCCGCGCACCTGGACACCGCGCTCAGCGTGTTCACCCCGCCGTACGTGGTGAAGGACGACGGGCTGGCCGCGGGCAAGGGCGTCGTGGTGTCCGACGACATCGAGATCGCCAGGGCGCACGCCCTCGCCCTGCTCGACGCCGGCCACCCGGCGCTGCTCGAGTCGTTCCTGGACGGCCCGGAGGCGTCGCTGTTCTGCCTGGTCGACGGGTCCACCGTGGTGCCGCTGCTGCCGGCGCAGGACTTCAAGCGGGTCGGCGACGACGACACCGGCCCGAACACCGGCGGGATGGGCGCGTACTGCCCGCTGCCCTGGGCGGGCGATGACCTGGCCGGTGAGTTGGTGGAGAAGGTCGTCCGCCCGGTGGCGGTCGAGCTGGAGAAGCGCGGTGCGCGGTTCTCCGGCCTGCTCTACGCGGGTCTCGCGCTCACCTCGCAGGGCCCGGCGGTGATCGAGTTCAACTGTCGCTTCGGTGACCCGGAGACCCAGGCGGTGCTGGCGCTGCTGCGCACGCCGCTGGCCGGGCTGCTGCACGCGACGGCGACCGGGACGCTCTCCGAGCAGCCGGGCCCGGAGTGGTCGGACGGCTCCGCGGTGACCGTCGTCGTGGCGGCCGAGGGCTACCCGGCCACCCCGCGGCTCGGTGACGTGATCACCGGTGCGGACGGCGAGGGCGTGCTGCACGCCGGCACCCGGCGGCGCGACGACGGCGCGGTCGTGTCGTCCGGCGGGCGGGTGCTGTCGGTGGTCGGGACGGGTACGGATCTGGCCGCCGCACGGGCGGACGCCTACGCCCGGCTGGCCCCGGTGCGGCTCGCCGGATCGCATCACCGGACCGACATCGGGCTGAAGGCGGAGCGCGGGGAGATCACCGTCCCGGGCTGA